The Phaseolus vulgaris cultivar G19833 chromosome 10, P. vulgaris v2.0, whole genome shotgun sequence DNA window TTTCTTTTGTTCTCTTTTTATCTACCATTTATGTAAAAGAATGAACAATGATGAGAAAATGGAAAATGAAAAGGAATATCTCAATCACTTTGTCATCAAATGGGCTTTGTAAGAGTGACATTGTCTCTGAAGACTCCATTTATGATGAAGCATGCACTCTCATATTGAGTTTTATATTGTGTTAGATAATGTAGAAGTATTGccttaattatatacataattgcCTGTTGTTCTTTATGGTTGGAATATATTGGTCGACGTGTCTCACTTACTTCGTAGCAGAAGTTACACACTGTAAGTAGGCCGACATCGACTTCAGAGGCATGAGGAGATCTGCTCTGAACCTGGTGGAGTGATGGATTATGAAGAAGATTGAAGCCGACCAAAGAGGTAATTTGAAAAAACTGTGTAACAAACTAGTATTTGATCATGCCCTGATCAAAATTGATTTTCTAACTTTACATCATTGTTCTTGAACTACAAGTTTGACATGGATATGGCTGCCACTTTTGTTTATCTGTCCATGCCTTAAATGTGGCTGCATACACTATGTTTTGAAGtgtattcatattatcaatggGAATATAGATTAGATATGgcattataaatatatattgggTTCTGTAGGCATCTAgttcaattttttgtttttaaaaaagctaaaagaatattattaaaGCAAAAGCCAAGTTTAGAGCACAAGATATGCCCATTAGAGTAAACCAAATGAGTTCTTTAGTTGCTTGCCTGATTTTATTCATGGCATGCGTCCACAGAGGATATCAGCTTTTGCAGACAAGTATATCTCATCGATATTGCTCTTGTCTATCACACCACAAAGCGAGATAGGAAACAAGGAGAAAAAAGGGGGAAACCTGTTAACTTTTTCGAGGTTGTATTTAGGAAATTGATGGTGTTTCTTGAACCATGTTAATCTAATACTGGGTTGTCAAGAACAAGCTGAGATGGTGGTGCGGCTATTTATTTTTGGGTTGCTGAATTTATACTACTGTTTTGCTTTGTATTATGCTTCATATATGCTGCTTCAATTGCATTGTTATGAACAAGGTGGGTGAAAAGCTAAAAGCTGCTGAAGTTCTTCTGGAAAGTAAGGTAGTACTAGTAGTTACACTAGTTATTACCTCATTGgatttttttcttcacttcttaaTAACCATTATTTCCATACAACTTAATGCTAGTAATATGTTTGACAGAACCTTGAAATAAAAACAATCAATGAAGAGAAGGGGGCAGCACTGGCTGCACAATTCGCTGCAGAAGCCACGCTTCGAAGAGTTCATGCTACACAGAAAGATGATGAAATGCCTCCTATTGATGCTATTATTGTGCCCCTGGAGGCAGAGTTGAAGCTCGCTAGGATGGAGGTACATTTGGATTACTATGTTATGCATTGAATTGATTTTTAGCTGGGATTGGATGGTAGTTAATTTAGCTATTTGATGTCCCATGGATGTCTCATTTAATGATCAGAATCAAGTCTAAATTGTTTATCCTTGTTGCTATTTTTTTTAGGTGGCAAAGCTGCAGGATGACAACAGAGCACTAGATCTGCTAACCAAATCAAAGGAGGCTGGACTTCTTGAGGCTGAGATAAGAGTTCAGATTGCTTTGGCAGAAGCATCCTTGGTTGATGATctgcaaaacaaaaatcaaGAGTTAATGAAACTGATTGAAATATGTCAGGTTTctgatttcttttaatttacTTGTGCTTATACTTGCTAGTAAGGCATGTATATTTTTCATGCTACTCGTGGGCATGTTCCCTGTATATGCTCATTTTTGTTTATCAGTTACTTTGCATTGCCCTGATTAATATGTTTCCCTATTGATAAATGCTTGATGCTGTTGTTATCATATTAGGATTCCTTACAAGCGCAAGCAACTTTTGATTGCAATGGACATGGCCTTTGGCATGGAGTACCTACATGGAAAAAACATTGTACACTTTGACTTGAAAAGTGACAACTGGCTTGTTAATCTCCGAGATCCACAACGCCCAATATGCAAGGTTTAAATGCTTGATACTGATGTTGTCATATCAAGAATCTTGTTTCGTTGCATCTTATTGTGGGGTAGATATGCTTTCAGTATTTTGTATGAGATAAGCTAGATTGCACATTTTCTTTCATATATGTTTAGGATTTAGGTTCTTATTAATTTATAACCTATTCACCATTAAAGTCTTTGGAATATACTGAAGTGGCTTACCTTGATGGATCCTGATGAGATAGAATGATCAGTTTGTTGCTTTAGTCCAATTTAAGGAATTTGACCCATCAAAAGTACTAAAATATTGTTtgtgatatttttatattgacTTTGTCTAAGATCAAGATATACCTGTTAACCAGGCATAGGTACTAATTCGATGTGCTGAAAGTTTATTCTGGCATCATGTGATTTCTATGAACCACCAATACTTTAATTTGTGCTGTGTATTTGTATTTGATGCCAGTGCTCTTTGGATACTTCAACATAAATATTAGCCAAGTATACTGGACTTTAAATCAAGTTATGAATATCCAGTACCCATATGAGATATAGAAGTGTGCAATATATAGAAAGAAGAAACAAGTAAAAATGGTCCCTTGATGAACCACAGATAGAAATCATTCCTCTATATGAATGACATTGATACTATTCTATGAAGCCGattacttaaattttttattttgtttttactgATGTCCAGAAGTAAGTTCATATTATGTTTTACGAATTTTTACAATATGTGGATATGTACCTTACGCATGTCATATCTTATATATTGTTTGAATAATTATATTTGTTGCACAGACTACGTTTTGAACGAGTGCTCTCTGCACAATGTTTATATCATAAGCCATTAGCATATTTGTGTGTtgaattagtatttaaaatgcTACAGTTTgagatttttttgaaaataaccTAACTTGCTCATCTTTCATGCATATGGAGAATCAGTGTTCTTTTTCTTGATATTTTAAGTTATTAATAGTTCATgtcttattattataattgaaaatctttattaattcaaattttctaTTCTCTTCTTTGATAGGTTGGTTGTATAACAAGATTGGTTTCACAAAAAGATGTTCATCTTATTAGACATGCAATATATCTAACATTGGAGTTAGGAGGACAATTTATTCTACTTGGTTCAAGTCCAATGCAATATATTCAGGTTCGTGTTTTCTTTCCTTGTGGTTGAAATTTATAGGTATTCTATTGTTTCTAGAAAGGAGCTGATCAAACAGTATAGAATAAGAAGATAGTCAATAAAATGCACTATAGGTGGGATTCATGTTTTggtgaaataaaataatcactATCCTAATCACATTGTTAATTTAAGTTTTATTAATCTGTATTTTGAAGATAGGGATTAGCTAGTCCGATTAGAAAACTAATTTGAAGACAGGACTTTAGTTTGGTCCGAATAAAATAAACTACAAAGCAAGGCTTAAAATATTGTTCAAAGGACAGGAAAATCTGCAAAAAACCAGAGTTCATAATGGGTTAATAAAAAAGGCTAGATATCATGTTGATTACTcttaaagaaattaataatcaatGTGAAGTATTTGTCATATTTGTGTTTCTAGATGGAAACTTAtcaatttcaatattattttgtattgttAAAACTTCGGCCAATGTAATACGTAATTTAGGCTTTTGTTTGTACTTTGAATGTTAAGAACTTCGAAAATGGTATTATATTTATACGTTTTAGTGTCTTGAAGTtgcaatatttaatatatttaaatatttattggtttcttttattttataattataaacattgaaaatcattaatttaaaactatttatttcAGCTATCAGATATTGGAAATGGTGCTTCATACCTTTCCACattactcaattttttttaaaaaaatctcctTTCACTCCTTAGAAAAATGAACTAAACGTGACTCTTCCTTCTCTCTACAAACTCTTCACGAACAAAACCATCTCTTCACGAACTACTTCGTGAAACACTCTTCCCTTCACTGTCGCTCTTCACTCTCGCCTTCACTCACTCTTCCCTTCTCTGTCTTCTCACTCTCGCGCGCCCTAAACCTAACCCTCACTCTCGCCCCTTTCACTGTCCTCCAAGATTTTCCACGTATTCAACCGTACAATAGAAAATCGCAATTCCTCCAAGATTTCGTATAGGTAACTCCTGATAGGATGTGGTCTTTTGTTTCCTCTAAGGATTAGAGTTAATCAATACAAAATCGCTTGATTATAGTAAAATTGactaagtttttatttattaattactattaattattaactTTTGATTCGTGTCTGTTCATTTAATATTTGCAAATAATGTTGTTGCAGTGAGTTTATGATGATGTTTGCTTTGCTCTGTTATGCATCTGTATTGTTAAGTTCAGGTAACGGTAGCCATGGTTTGTGAAGGTTCTTTATTTTATAGGATCTTTTAGGTTATATCTAGGATCCTGTCAGTgatcattgatttttttttaaaaaaattatctcatGATTTGGCTATTGAAATGTAGTGAACTAGGGATTTGGTTATGAGAAAGAGTAAATATAAGTATTAAATGAGGGATAAGTGAGAAAGAGATCAAGAATGCTGGTTGTCACTTGCATGTAGATGATGCACCCTCTTAAATTAAGCTTTGTCCTTCGTTTGTCAATTATTACTATTCAATTCAACaagaatattaataaaaaagaacatattgaagTTTTGATATGCCTTTGCTTTCAGATCTACCATTCTGTTGGACGAATGGCAATAGCATTATTGAAAATAGTTAGAGCTTTAGTCTGAGATGAACGAGGATAACAATTTTGACTAAATAGGAAATGATGTATTGAAAGTCAAGATACTGTCTTGCATGATGATTCCTTATCTGAGCTGACTCTATTTGTTTATTGTGACTTATTTCAGATTGATGTATTCTAGCAATTTATGAAGTTACCGGCACCTTGAACTAGCTTCTGTTGATGTGATTTCCAGCTACTTTGCAGTGGAAGTTCAGAGAACCCACAAACTCCACGTCTTTCACATCATAAGTACTCTTCTTATCAAAGTAAGTTTAAtaaaatccatttttttttgtgttggcCTGGGTGTGCAGATTATGATTTTATGCCGACTCCTTAGTTCGTCTACTGTcgtttcttttattctttttattaatttttctacACGTGTACAGAGGATTGTCAAACTTCAGAATCATGATTCAATGAGAAAAAGTCAAGGGTTCAAAGTAATATGAAGAGGAAAAGGAGAAGATGCACCAGAATGAGGGTGGATAATGGCACTAGAAGAGGACCCAATACAGGGTCTTGTGAAGTGGAAAGGTTTGGGTTTGAACCTGGTCCAGAATTTACCTTGGAAACATTCCAGAGATATGCAGAAGATTTTAAGCTCCAATACTTCAGAAAAAATGAGAATGTATCTCATTTGGGTGCTAATACAACAATTTTAAATGGTACCTCAGAGCCTTCTGTGGAGAGCATTGAAGGTGAATATTGGCGGATGATCGAGAGTCGAACTGAAGAAATTGAGGTCACATTATGTAGAACCTCAATAATTTTCTGCTGCACGAAACTATTAGCTATTTGTTGCCCTTATTATATGCTGCTCTGCTTACATTTAATTTTCTATCACTTCCAGGTGCTTTATGGAGCTGATCTGGAAACTGGGATTTTTAGGAGTGGTTTCCCTAGTAAATCTAGTCAACTAGGTTCTGATTCACATGAACAGTACATAAAGTCTGGCTGGAATTTAAATAACTTTGCAAGGCTTCCTGGATCTCTACTCTCTTATGAAATCAGTGATATATCTGGTGTTTTAGTGCCATGGTTGTACATTGGAATGTGCTTTTCCTCCATTTGTTGGGTAAGGACTACATAGTTTCCTTATTTTCTAGCATGTATTTCATTGAATTCATCACAATTTGTGTTATGCTTGAGACcaaagaaaaagattgaaaaaaatGCTTCATTTCTGATTGATTGAACTGTACAAAAGGATACATTGAACTGTAAAAAAATGCTTCATTTTTTAGCAACGCCcttccttggcgacgccttgccttggcggcGCCTTATGTAGTCACTCTGTTGACTTCCTTTCTTTGGGGCCCTTCGtgtggtcccaccatatgttgaccttggccccgacgttgactttgactttggtcaacgcccggggacgggacggtacagcaTGCTCATCGTTTTTTAAGTTTTTGGAAAGAGACTTTATCGCCTTTGTGTAGTTTCAAGGCAACGGCGAATCCAGATTGCATGCATTCAGTGCAAAGTTTGAAAGCATAAAGTtttaaaccctcatcgccacttggcaatcggaggtgaaagttaagttttaagtcctcatcgccacctggcgatcggaggcacaagtataaagttttcTAAGTCCTCCTCGcattgagcgagttcaggcaagaacagattacaagacctctttgcttaagcaagttgaggcaagtttgaaagtcctcagtgcattcaggggaagaggagatgtaacccctgggcaagttgaggcaccagagaaagtcctcctcgccttgagcgagttcaggcatgAATagattacaagacctctttgcgtaagcaaattgaggcaagactgcaagccctcagtgcatccagggaagaggagatgtaacccctgggcaagttgaggcaccagagaaagtccttctgatggaggagggccaagctcaccacactatgaaagccaagttCCAAAACTAGACCATCTAGACCCATGtggggagcgtctagactcaagaggagagcgtctagactcaagaggagagcgtctagcacaagatgAGGGGCGGCTACAAAAGGAGCAtctaggaggaagcctagaccgtctaggacctatcactaggtccatgaccaagcacCTTCACGCACAAATGGGTCAAGCAACGGATTGGAGGGATAAAAACTTATACAtgctacatggaggcccattaggggtggcttagtagttagtgtagtgttagaaagcataaacttgtcttatatgtgatttaccctagattttgtgcacatttTAGAACATTGCctcacatggccggccatgtgcccatgtgctccatgtggagtaatttccatttcatttaggtagcatttcatcttctcttagcttaggatttacggcctccttagcctataaaaggagaagtccatcacttgtatttggcaagattaatgagagtaatgttatgctgcccacattgtgccatacattgcttttgcctagtttctaggacctaatcttcatcttcatcacctaccatagggctagccgaacctcccttcttccatacacattatgcaccttcaagatcaccatagctcctaggaggatcttgcacatctcaatccatagcttccgcaccatttttcacaacatCGAAGAACagctccatgagaatgccatcacCTTCTAACCCTCGattgagttcaggcaagatgaaactgaaaagtcaggggtgttaacGATCTCAAGTATGGGAAAGGAAGGTTGGTAGAAGACGCCTTTTCCCttgagtgaaacatcaatattgacctagtaaggATGGCTGGGGAAGGTTCGCAGAGGACACCTCACCACCcaaatcattgttctaaaactcagggaggtggagaaggatccgaaaggcggctctacccccagatgagggaacaataatTTAAGCTATATAAGGTTAAAAACTCAGGGATGGTAGAGGGAGATCCGAAAGCCAGCTCTCTTCCGGTCAAGCAAAGATGTTTCAGTTAAAAAGAAAATGGTATCGCCGAAAGCCTAAGGCTTTGAGATTGAAATAGAAAGGAGATTACACGGCGAGAACCAGGTCAGCAAAGTTTTAGGCAGTAACctagaaatacacatgtcacGCCTACTGCTTAGCAGATCAGGCAAGCGAGATTTCATATACTAAGAATGACCCACGCCTATTGCTTAGTAAGTGATTCGGTGTCAAATATTATTCCCCGTTTGTTCAAGTTAAGTCGATTTCCAAAAATTAAACGTCAGTTgtgctaagttaattgggttgagtgaaaaccaaccaagttatcaggtgatcgcacaacagataagTTAAAGCCACGTAGGTCGTCGAAAATGcaacctcttagtcttttcgctgaacaaatcacagcttaagactggggagGGCTTGTGTACTGATCAGGTCATCgagtgtgatgacgtggacaagagaaaggcgggtggtcaagaagtcaaataGTCGCCGTTTGTAGAAGTGGCGCTCTGCAGTATACATaatcggttgtcgccgggttgGTGTCATTGCCGTGTTAGATAACgaaag harbors:
- the LOC137818273 gene encoding microtubule-associated protein 70-1-like isoform X5, which produces MLHICCFNCIVMNKVGEKLKAAEVLLESKNLEIKTINEEKGAALAAQFAAEATLRRVHATQKDDEMPPIDAIIVPLEAELKLARMEVAKLQDDNRALDLLTKSKEAGLLEAEIRVQIALAEASLVDDLQNKNQELMKLIEI
- the LOC137818273 gene encoding microtubule-associated protein 70-1-like isoform X3, with the translated sequence MLHICCFNCIVMNKVGEKLKAAEVLLESKNLEIKTINEEKGAALAAQFAAEATLRRVHATQKDDEMPPIDAIIVPLEAELKLARMEVAKLQDDNRALDLLTKSKEAGLLEAEIRVQIALAEASLVDDLQNKNQELMKLIEICQDSLQAQATFDCNGHGLWHGVPTWKKHCTL
- the LOC137818273 gene encoding putative lysine-specific demethylase JMJ16 isoform X2; this encodes MKRKRRRCTRMRVDNGTRRGPNTGSCEVERFGFEPGPEFTLETFQRYAEDFKLQYFRKNENVSHLGANTTILNGTSEPSVESIEGEYWRMIESRTEEIEVLYGADLETGIFRSGFPSKSSQLGSDSHEQYIKSGWNLNNFARLPGSLLSYEISDISGVLVPWLYIGMCFSSICWVHV
- the LOC137818273 gene encoding putative lysine-specific demethylase JMJ16 isoform X4, with product MKRKRRRCTRMRVDNGTRRGPNTGSCEVERFGFEPGPEFTLETFQRYAEDFKLQYFRKNENVSHLGANTTILNGTSEPSVESIEGEYWRMIESRTEEIEVLYGADLETGIFRSGFPSKSSQLGSDSHEQYIKSGWNLNNFARLPGSLLSYEISDISGVLVPWLYIGMCFSSICWFA
- the LOC137818273 gene encoding putative lysine-specific demethylase JMJ16 isoform X1, translating into MKRKRRRCTRMRVDNGTRRGPNTGSCEVERFGFEPGPEFTLETFQRYAEDFKLQYFRKNENVSHLGANTTILNGTSEPSVESIEGEYWRMIESRTEEIEVLYGADLETGIFRSGFPSKSSQLGSDSHEQYIKSGWNLNNFARLPGSLLSYEISDISGVLVPWLYIGMCFSSICWVRTT